In Oryza sativa Japonica Group chromosome 11, ASM3414082v1, the following are encoded in one genomic region:
- the LOC9271426 gene encoding heat shock cognate 70 kDa protein, with the protein MSRVVETDISSVWFLGSPFHVDALVQEDGEAKRLIGRRFSDKSVQEDIKLWPFKVIAGPDDRPTIVVQHEGKEMQFVPEEVSAMVLSKLRDAAVAYLSEPVTDAVITVPVYFNNAQREATLDAAAIAGLNVMRIINEPSAAAIAYGLDKMPPPASGADAAGRTVLIFDLGGGTLDVSLLNIARPGNNSSSNSDNGSFEFEVKAVAGDTHLGGADFDNAMVKHCINEFIRKNDVAEDGVWSNQKAIRRLRSACERAKRLLSFTAQTSIEVDSLHDGVDFCAKMSRSRFEELNKELFGKCVKAVEKCLEDAKMDKSAVHDVVLVGGSSRIPKVQSMLHDFFQEKKLRHSVNPDEAVAYGAAIQASILNGDSDNADADADDKKRVMILRDITPLSLGVEINFDHTMSVVIPRNTFIPTKNTRRYTTLYDNQIRVSFPVFEGESASTLDNNLLGKFVLSGVLPAPRGVPQIDVTFDFDTNGVLHVFAEDMGTGSKNNNTITNHSGRLKKEDVERMSREARSYNRKRKRTRSSLQMNSGNLVILE; encoded by the exons ATGTCGCGTGTCGTCGAGACGGACATCTCGTCGGTGTGGTTCCTGGGCTCGCCGTTCCACGTCGACGCGCTCgtgcaggaggacggcg AAGCGAAGCGACTGATAGGCCGCCGGTTCAGCGATAAATCTGTACAAGAGGACATCAAGCTTTGGCCTTTCAAAGTCATTGCTGGACCTGACGACCGGCCGACGATCGTGGTGCAGCATGAGGGCAAGGAGATGCAGTTTGTGCCCGAGGAGGTCTCCGCCATggtgctctccaagctgagggacgcCGCCGTGGCCTACCTCAGCGAGCCCGTCACGGACGCCGTCATCACCGTCCCCGTCTACTTCAACAACGCCCAGCGCGAGGCtaccctcgacgccgccgccatcgccggcctcAACGTCATGCGCATCATCAAcgagccctccgccgccgccatcgcctacGGCCTCGACaagatgccgccgccggccagcggCGCCGATGCAGCTGGGAGGACGGTGCTCATCTTTGATCTTGGTGGCGGAACCCTGGACGTCTCCCTCCTTAACATTGCTCGTCCGGggaacaacagcagcagcaacagcgacAATGGCAGCTTCGAGTTCGAGGTgaaggccgtcgccggcgacactCACCTCGGCGGCGCCGACTTCGACAACGCGATGGTGAAGCACTGCATCAACGAGTTCATCCGGAAGAACGACGTGGCGGAAGATGGCGTTTGGAGCAACCAGAAGGCGATCCGGAGGCTGAGGTCGGCGTGCGAGAGAGCCAAGAGGTTGCTGTCCTTCACGGCGCAGACCAGCATCGAGGTCGACTCGCTCCACGACGGCGTCGACTTCTGCGCCAAGATGAGCCGGTCCCGGTTCGAGGAGCTGAACAAGGAGCTCTTCGGCAAGTGCGTCAAGGCCGTGGAGAAGTGCCTCGAGGACGCCAAGATGGACAAGAGCGCCGTGCACGACGTCGTGCTCGTGGGCGGCTCCAGCCGCATCCCCAAGGTTCAGAGCATGCTCCACGACTTCTTCCAGGAGAAGAAGCTCCGCCACAGCGTCAACCCCGACGAGGCCGTCGCGTACGGCGCCGCCATCCAGGCCTCCATCCTCAACGGCGACTCCGacaacgccgacgccgacgccgacgacaagAAGCGGGTGATGATCCTGCGCGACATCACGCCCCTCTCGCTAGGGGTCGAGATCAATTTCGATCACACGATGAGCGTCGTGATCCCGAGGAACACCTTCATCCCGACCAAGAACACGCGGCGCTACACCACCCTCTACGACAACCAGATCCGCGTGAGCTTCCCGGTGTTCGAGGGCGAGAGCGCGAGCACCCTCGACAACAACCTGCTCGGCAAGTTCGTGCTGTCCGGCGTCCTCCCTGCGCCCAGGGGTGTTCCCCAGATCGACGTCACGTTCGACTTCGACACCAATGGCGTCCTGCACGTGTTCGCGGAGGACATGGGCACGGGGAGCAAGAACAACAACACCATCACCAACCACAGTGGGCGGCTGAAGAAGGAGGACGTCGAGCGCATGTCGCGGGAGGCCAGGAGCTACAATCGGAAGCGCAAGCGCACCAGATCATCGCTCCA GATGAATTCTGGGAACCTGGTGATCTTGGAGTAA